Genomic DNA from Schistocerca serialis cubense isolate TAMUIC-IGC-003099 chromosome 5, iqSchSeri2.2, whole genome shotgun sequence:
ATCCCTCTTCTCTGGCACCTACTGGGGATGGGGCTCCCTCTAGGAGCTCTCCTCCCTGGCATGTCCAGGACAAGAAGTCTGTTACTTCAGGTTGGATGTGGGACCCAAACTCTTGTGGGCCCCATGATTGCTCATTCTCTTTTAGGTCTTGATATTGCCGCAACTTGCTTTCTTCCTGACCACACCTCCTCTTGCCCTCCAGCAGAGGAGGaggagacgaagaagaagaaggagaagaagaagaagatgatgtgtAAGTCTCagggccagcccccccccccctcaccctcccctccCTGACATCCCAAGGCATGTTGCCCCCTCCATCTCAATCAGGGTCCCCTCTCACATTCATGGATCTCACTCCATCCTTATCTGTGACAGAGATTGTTTAGGAATAATGCTCAATTCTGGCCCATTCAATGCCCATTCTGACTGTAGTACTACCCTCttccaatggaactgtaatggttAGTGTCATCACCTTTGAGAACTGcagtctcttctttctctctactCTGTAGCCTGTGTTGTATTACAGGAGTCTCATTTCATGGACAGTCATTCACTGAATCTTATTGGTTTCCATGCCTTCTGCTGGAACCCGGCCAGCTCTTTGCCGTACGTTGGTCTGCACAGGCATTATTAGATCCTGGGTTCCTCTTCAAACCACAATGGAGGTGATGCCTGATCTGATCCTTTTAGACTCTGCAGAAACAATATGCAATCTTTGTCACCCCAGACTGGCCTCCTAAGTTTCCTGCTCTTCTTGCCCTCCTTTGACAGTTCCCTCCTCCTGTCTTTCTCCTTGTAGATTTTAATGGCCGTGACCCTCTGTGGAGTGTTACTACAGCCATTGACTGGGGTAGGATTGTTGAAGATCTGCTGGCAGGGTTTGATCTCAGCCTCCGCAATACTGGACCACCCACACAATGTAGTGTAGCACACAGCATTTtttaatcatttatctttccatctgtagccatggATTCCTCTCCTCCATTCAGTGGAGAGTTCACGACAATTTGTGTGACAGTGATCATTTTCCAGTTGTCTTACTTCTTCTTCAGCATCATTCACCTGCATGCCCTTTCAGATGGGCATTTACTAATGCAAATTGGGATGCCTTTCCCACATGATGGCATTGATGGGTCCATACAGAGTTTGACCAGTGCCATTCTTTTGGCAGCTGCTTCAGTAATTCCCTCTTCCTTGGGTTCTCCTGAATGGAAGACTGTCCCTTGGTGGATCCATGAAATTGCTGTGACTATTAAAGACTGCCATCATGCTCTCCAATGCCAGAAATAGCATCCATCTCTCGACAACCTCCTGGCTTTCAAATGGCCTCATGCTTGGGCCTGTCATCTAATTAAATGCAAGAAATGGATTTGTTGTGAATGATATGTCACTGCTATAGGGCTGCATACTCCTCCTTCAGAGGTATGGGCAAAGGTCAGGTGCATTTTTGACCCATGTCCTCCTATAGATGTCTTGGGAATTTCCCTTAATGGTGTCATCCTCACCAGGCCGGACTGTATCGCTTAGCATTTTGCTCGGAATTTCGCCCAGGCTTCAGCATTGGTCCACTATCTGCTGGTGTTCAATCTTCTCTAACACCATCTGGAATTACTCCCTTTGTCTTTTGTTCTCCATTACCTGGAgccttataatgccccatttagcaAGTCGGACTTGTCAGCACCCTTGCTTTCTGCCCCGACATGGCTCTTTGACCAGACTGGGTGCACAACCAAATGCTTCAACACTTATTGATGGCTAGGCAATGTCATATACTTATTCATTTTAATCGTCGCTGAAGTGAGGGGATATTTCCTTCCCAGTGATGAGAAAGTGTCATTATTCTAGTTTTGAAACTGGGTAAATTGCCTCTTCAGATGGACAGCTGTTTGTCCAATCAGTTTAGCCAATGCCCTCTGTAAGTTCCTTGAATGTATGGTGTGTTGTTGGCTGTATTGGATCTTTGAATCCCAGAACCTAATGGCTGTGTCCCATGGTGGTTTTTGCTGAGGCCGTTCTGCtgcagataatttagtccactttaTTGgcatatgattagaatactactacagaatttgAATTAacagaaactttgtaatcctacccatatgcagattaaaactatttcctcacagatccagcagcaggaGAGGTCTCTCTTATCCTGTATCAGCAGGAGAGGTCTCTCATGCCATGTGTGCCAATAATCCCAACCAATTTACCCACTTATTTTAAATAACTTCAGTTCACTATCAAGATTTTGTTGGCAATAACAGTAAAGAAGGCTTAAGGTCAGCAAAtggtgggaagaggagatggagcgggcggggggggggggggggaggaggagacagacataaAGGGGGTGGAGGAAGAGGGGTAAAGGCATAGGAGGAactgatggacagagggggagtgGAGGtgacgggcagagagagggagagggcaaaggagatggacaaacagagaggagatgaacagagaggggggggggggggggagaagaagttTAGGATGCGGGTCCAGTTCCCATACACATTTAGCATTTTTGAAGCATTGCCGATTTTGCTCTTGTCTGTATATCAGAATTAGTTTATTTTTGCTGTTCTTCAATTGTAATACcaagacatgtccaatatccttgtaaaagagatCTGTGGCGGAattaaactactactactattactaccaccgccaccaccaccaccaccaccactataaaAGTAGAGTATGACAAGGAGCTCATATGTAAAGCTTATTACTGTTTCAAGAGGGTAAAAATTAGGAGAGGTATAGTCTGAACTTGTAAATGTATACGTTCCAATTGATCCAAAAACAGTCATCTTGTTATTTTTTAGACCTGATATTGGGTGTCATTTACATGTTTAAATTACTCTGTGACTCTGATGAaatagttaccgtatttactcgaatctaagccgcactcgaatctaagccgcacctgaaaaatgagactcgaaataaagggggaaaaaaaaaaatatcccgaatctaagccgcacatgaaatttgagactcgaaattcgaggGGAGGGAGAAGTTTTAGGccacatctccaaatcgaaacaaagttggtccattgtaatacgagacacaatttaggtcgaatgaatgatgatacagctacagtagtttagtttgagtcataagcttagcagttaagctttaccaggtagccattgctatgcgtcaggcgctccgtccgtatttatacactctaagctgaaaatgcattactgtactgtgtcatgcattgtttgttgctttctgatagtgcgtgtttacggcctgtcgccgctcgcggcatggcttgcttttgtgcgccctatcgccgcttacaatttaaaaaaaaaaaaagaaaaaaaaaagagagaaatcgtctcattagtgaaacaatggcaagagactgctatttgttgttacttacactgctgctttctttgataatgattaacaagaaccaaataatagactgcatatgatagaagatgttctgaatgagagttaggcgaaaatttttctccgtttgaaaatctttgcggccgcttctttagtacatcaaattctgcacagaaattagtcatcttagatttaaaaatctagtcagttgccgtcttcatttctgactgtatcacgattagacataagaataatacgaatataaacatgacacgatatgtatattcttccacatttgctgttgtctcaccccagtttcgtagtttattaggcagacaggatttaaatgagatagcagcaaacacgaaagaatacatggcaaaatgtttatatttgtattctttcttatggtgaagagaatactgcatgtgattcacatttcgtcAGGTTCGTATTAGCAACCATCTCGTCTCACAGGtatgaaaaaattcagaacgtagacttggccatattgacaaacatcccaaacagtcttgccagtcgtattttcgtaatacattgaaattctgctacattcaaagatgaaaaatacggaatttgtatttacttcattggataatgtatgaaaatgcaaaggtcgaaactcggggcggagaaaaaaaagctcgtcttcaacctttttttttttttactgatgcagggcttttggcgccagtatttatctttgtgcctacaaagcatgcctgtgttcCGCTAcacatattcgacggcagaagttagttgtggcggcacctaccaacatttttcagaacttccgcctgCTTTGCACTCAATtgtaagccgcaggcagtttttttggattacaaaaaccggaaaaaagtgcggcttagattcgagtaaatacggtaatagcTAGTGGCTGTCCACTCATGCAAAATCAGATATATATATGTTCGACCTTTTGCTGCTGAGCACTGAATGTTGAATAGTAAAAGCCCACTATCAAGCAATTTAAATTACTGGAAGTATACACTGTACTTTGATTCTTAATGATGTGCTGTGCCTTCCCATCCCCTTTTTTTCATTTGACTACTAAAGTGTGTTTTTACTCTGTAGGTATTACAAGTTTACCACAGCTCCTGTTACCATTTCTTGAATGTTACAATAAGATTGTACTGTGGCTTGGAAATGATGTTGGAGCTTGGGATGCTGCAAGGATGTTTGCTAAAAAGATGAGTGAGCGGAGGTGCTATTTTGTCAGACCAACGGAGAAacaaatttctgctgctgttgcttcaAACCTAGGTCAGGATTTGAAGGGAATTGTAAATACTGCCCAGCCCGTTTGGCACCAAGCAATTACAACCTTCTCTTCGCTACGAGAAGATGTTCTGTCAGAGTTGCAGAACATAGATAAAGTAATAACCATTAATTATATGTATGAATAAAGTAAATTATGTACCGTATGGTAAACTGCAAATTTCCGGCCAATTACCACATCAAAATTTTTACCTACATCTCATGTTCCTTGTCTTCCAGGGTTTTGTCCTTCATCTGTATGCTTTAAgataactttttcctgttttctgtctTATTTTTCATAAACGGAGCCATTatgaaaacctgaagattcactcattccttaatttttttacCTGACTATCATTGTGTGCCTCTCCTGGTTTGAGCAGTTGCTGAGTGAATGTTTCTCTTGTGTCTTGCATAATGTCATTATGAGTTTCACCTTTCATATTTTGTATTTAGATGTGCAGTATGTGACTGCTTTTTCTAATTTTAtgtctttatttttgtttgttgtgtttCATAATATATTATAATTTTTGGCAGAATTTGTTTTTGTAGTATCTTACATTTTTTAGGTCCAGGGTGTGAAGTGGAAGAGGTTCCCAacactcacaaaaatattgaaaggtCACCGACGTGGTGAATTCACTGTCCTGACAGGTCCTACTGGTAGTGGTAAAACTACCTTTGTGAGTGAGTATTCCTTGGATCTAGCCATGCAAGGTGTAAATACTCTTTGGGGGAGTTTTGAAATACGTAATGCCCGTTTAGCAAGGACAATGCTTCAGCAAATGGCGACAGTACCATTAGATACACACTTGGAACAGTTTGATTACTGGGCTGATGTTTTTGAAAAATTGCCAATTTATTTCATGACCTTTCACGGGCAACAACCAGTACGTGTTGTAATGGAAGCCGTTGAACATGCAGCTTATGTTCATGATATTGCCCATGTAATTATTGATAATGTCCAATTTATGATGGGGATTTCTGAAGAGCCACGAAACAATGACAGATTTTGGAAACAAGATGCCATAATTGCATCATTCCGCTCATTTGCCACAAAGAAGAACTGTCATGTTACTTTGGTTATTCATCCTAGAAAAGAGAGAGATGCTGATGACTTAACAACAAATTCAATTTTTGGCAGTGCAAAAGCTGCCCAGGAGGCAGATAATGTGCTTATAATACAAGACAAAAGGCTGACTTCTGTCAGAGGCAAAAAGTACTTACAGGTGAGATTGTAACTAGTGTATATAACTGCACATAAATACGTTAAGTGGGTTTAACAACTTTTGAAATTGGACTAAATTATTGTATCTGTTTATTTGAATTCTAGGTGGCTAAAAACAGATATACTGGTGATCTTGGTATGATGCCCTTGGAGTTTGACAAAGACAGTTTAAGTTATGGACATCACAAGAAAAAGAGCAAAGATAAAGAACAGTGATGGAAGAACCATAGTGTACAACACATTAGATTTACTGTTGTGTCAAAAGAAAAAGAGCGAAGATAAAGGACAGTAATGGAAGAACCATAGTGTATAACACATTAGATTTACTGTTGTGTCAAAATTGATACTTTTTAGCAGGCTATGTCATTGCTTGAAACAACCAGTACTTTTAGCAATAATTCCTGCAATAATATTTATAACttcctacaaaaataaaaaagagctTACACACAAATTCAAAGTTCTTCATGGTAAGCTTTTTTTCATACACATGACTAAAAAAATTCATTGTTAGAGTGGCATTGCACAGTGCTAAAATATTGATGTTGTAGTTACAAGGAACAATGTTGAAACCATAATTCAACCAGTCTAAAATTGTTATCCATGATTTCTTGAAATTACTCTACTTTGTTCTACAAGTCTATTATCAGTAGTCTTACTCAGTCTCTAGCAATATTGCTATGAGTAACAAATTAGCCCATAGCTCACTgcagtatagatttagatgtcaaCGAACAAAGCTTTATTCCAAATGATCACCACATTTAAAAGGAAAGCACACATCACTTTGGAATAATAATTTACGGTTGGTATTGATATGTTAGTAGTGGTATACTAGTAAATCATTGTTCTGTAGCCAGGATTGAAGCAGGAAATTAAAAATCAATTATAATGAATTAACCATTTATAAGTGAATTTTGTGTTATTCAGGGAAATCTGTTCTGGGTGAGGGAAACAGTTTTATTACCCAAGTGTAACTATACGTTCATAATTACAGGTTTTAGAGCAAGTTGAATGATTGTTTCTCCAATATTGTATGATGCAAATCCTGGAAAGCCTAAGtgtaactaaaacaataaaaaagagagagagagagagagataaaagtcCAGAAAAAAGACAGCACAGACAAGATGTTAAAGTATCAGTCAACACAAGGCATTAAaatcaagaaacaaaacaaagaataaagaaaataaaaagatggGAAGGGTAGAGGCTACGCTGGACCACCGAGCCAGGACAGCcaagggggcgggaggggggggggggggggggacagggacaggagcaggagcaggagcaggagaggGGTGCCCAACCAAACCGTCAGGTGGTCAATGATGCCATAAAGCCCTAAGGGGTGAATAGAAACCATCTTTGCAGGCAAACTTAACACCAGGTCAGCCGCTTTGGCATCATCTGCTAGCACCAGAGGTAGTGTGTCAGGAAGATTAAGATGCCTCCTCAATGCAGCCGAATTAGGGCAGTGTTGAGTAAGTGGTCCACCATGAGGCGGGTTCCGCATCAGCAGTGAGGGGGATCCTCATATCAGAGAACGCGGCCATGGGGCAGCCAAGTGTGGCTGTTGTGGAGTCAACAGAGGCTGTGGATTCTGTGTGAGAAGCACACAGGAAAGACTGCTACATGGTCATCGGCTCCTTAATTGTCCTCAGTTTGTTAAGGGAGATCAGGACAGACCATTCTGAGCTCCAGACGTCAGCAGTCAATGGCATATAAACAACCAAAGGTCTAGGTCTGGGACCCCATTTTCGGAATCTGAACCCCGGTGGCCAGCTTGGCTAACTGATCAGCTCGTTTATTTATCAAAATCCCAACATGACTATGGGTCCAAACGAAAATGACTGGCTATCTGGCTTGATGAAAGTCAGAGATTAGATACAAGATAGCTGTAACCAGTGGATGAAGAGAGTAGTCCTGGTCTAAAGCATGTAGGCATTATAGATTAGAATACTCTTGCCAGTGCAAGAGCAAACATGGATAAGGGCTAGCTTAAGGGTAATCAGTTCAGCAGTGAAGATACTGCAGCCATTTGACAGAGAGTGGACTTCACTGTAGCGTGCATGTGTGTATGCAAAACCTGTTCATCCATCGACTGTTGTGCCATCGGTGAATACCACTTCCGAACAATGATACATATCAAGGACAGTCAAGAACAAACGGTGAAAAATTGTGATGTGAACGGAATATTTTGGACCAAAGGAGACTTCAAGATAAATGCAAGGTCGGAACATAAGCTATGGTGGCAGATGCAATGTCTCCCTGACCAGAGGCAACAGTGGAGGAAGTTGCAGTTGTGAACACACTGGAGGAATGCAACAATTGTAAGCACAGTTCTGGATTGCTGCTGTGAGAAGTGGAGCTTCTGATTGTGTTGGAGATGGTAATTGGGATGTTCAGGGAAGCTATGGATGCTTATAGTGTAATTCAGCAGCTGTTTTTGGCACCTGATAGGTAATGGAGAGACTCCATTCTTGAGTAGTAGGTGGTTCACAGGGCTAGTTAGGATGGCTCCTGTTGCAAGTCAGACCCCACAATGACGAATCGGGTCCAGTATCTACAGTGCTGAGGCTGACACTGAACAAGATGCAAAACTCCCATAATCAAGACAGGACAGAATCGGGGCTTTGTGGAGCAAAATagtagagcgatctgcactccAGCTAGTGTTGCTGAGGCAGCAAAGTGTATTGAGGTGTCGCCGGCACTTTTGCTTAAGTTGGCAAAGGTAGGGAAGCCACATAAGTCAGGAATTGAAGACAAGTCCCAAAAATGGTGTGTTTCTCAACTACAAGAAGTAATTGATCGTCTAGGTAAAGCTCTCTGGGTGTGGGTGGGCAGTACGATGATGACATAAGTGCACGACATGAGTCTTGTTGGCTGAAAACCAAAAGCCATGAGTgacagcccatgactgtgccttttgtatgatgCCCTGTAGGTGACGCACAGTGACACCCATACTAGAGGAgcaataataaaaggaaaaatcaTCGACATATAAGGAGGGCGATACTGAAGACCTCACAGCTGCTGATAGACCATTGGTGGTCACCAGAAAGAAGGGGACAATCAGAATAGAGTCAAGGGACTCCATTCTCTTGGatattgggggcggggggggggactgAGTGAACCACCCACTTGAACCTGTAACATAAGGTGCGACAAGAAGTTCTTGACAAAAATTGGGTGTGGACCCCAGAAATGCCACTCATGTAATGTAGTAAGAATGTGGTGGTGCCATATCGTGTTGGAAGCATTCTGTAGGTCAAAAACTATAGTGACGAGGTGTAAAGAACGTCCAAATAATGGACTCCAGGTGAACCAAATTATCAGCCTTTGCGAAAACCGCCCTGAGATGCAGTCAAAAAGGCTGTGAGACTCAAGGAGTCACACAACCACTTGCTCACCATGCACTGAAGAAACATAGAGAGAACATTGATAAGGCTGACTGGGTGATAACTATC
This window encodes:
- the LOC126480780 gene encoding mitochondrial DNA helicase isoform X3, which encodes MEKVIQQHKKKKPFSKSENDILKHIAISNDKVKQYWKNLENTTTALHDVPESQLLTELRLFDINNVPLSVLLQCGARIDLEASKLYFPLHSIEEEIAGIKILTRTGEETIPHSGCGGFLNPQVSKGAKHHTVVIVSSVLDALVLLSQKPAFHVLCLPHGITSLPQLLLPFLECYNKIVLWLGNDVGAWDAARMFAKKMSERRCYFVRPTEKQISAAVASNLGQDLKGIVNTAQPVWHQAITTFSSLREDVLSELQNIDKVQGVKWKRFPTLTKILKGHRRGEFTVLTGPTGSGKTTFVSEYSLDLAMQGVNTLWGSFEIRNARLARTMLQQMATVPLDTHLEQFDYWADVFEKLPIYFMTFHGQQPVRVVMEAVEHAAYVHDIAHVIIDNVQFMMGISEEPRNNDRFWKQDAIIASFRSFATKKNCHVTLVIHPRKERDADDLTTNSIFGSAKAAQEADNVLIIQDKRLTSVRGKKYLQVAKNRYTGDLGMMPLEFDKDSLSYGHHKKKSKDKEQ
- the LOC126480780 gene encoding mitochondrial DNA helicase isoform X1; amino-acid sequence: MWRDSGIGNVNITLVMFRSMKYRLLLKKIIPECREMFIRKGRSVRITGSGRPMCCYMNLHFYSPKIRPITNPRVENCGNARHYNAVNVEETRAVTVTDIKKSLRNHNLTFEDGHACISVKCPVCIYLQEPDNNTGRAYINKTTGYFVCYKCKHAGPWDIMEKVIQQHKKKKPFSKSENDILKHIAISNDKVKQYWKNLENTTTALHDVPESQLLTELRLFDINNVPLSVLLQCGARIDLEASKLYFPLHSIEEEIAGIKILTRTGEETIPHSGCGGFLNPQVSKGAKHHTVVIVSSVLDALVLLSQKPAFHVLCLPHGITSLPQLLLPFLECYNKIVLWLGNDVGAWDAARMFAKKMSERRCYFVRPTEKQISAAVASNLGQDLKGIVNTAQPVWHQAITTFSSLREDVLSELQNIDKVQGVKWKRFPTLTKILKGHRRGEFTVLTGPTGSGKTTFVSEYSLDLAMQGVNTLWGSFEIRNARLARTMLQQMATVPLDTHLEQFDYWADVFEKLPIYFMTFHGQQPVRVVMEAVEHAAYVHDIAHVIIDNVQFMMGISEEPRNNDRFWKQDAIIASFRSFATKKNCHVTLVIHPRKERDADDLTTNSIFGSAKAAQEADNVLIIQDKRLTSVRGKKYLQVAKNRYTGDLGMMPLEFDKDSLSYGHHKKKSKDKEQ
- the LOC126480780 gene encoding mitochondrial DNA helicase isoform X2, translating into MEQACSGFMASCLTITYKKAQGYFVCYKCKHAGPWDIMEKVIQQHKKKKPFSKSENDILKHIAISNDKVKQYWKNLENTTTALHDVPESQLLTELRLFDINNVPLSVLLQCGARIDLEASKLYFPLHSIEEEIAGIKILTRTGEETIPHSGCGGFLNPQVSKGAKHHTVVIVSSVLDALVLLSQKPAFHVLCLPHGITSLPQLLLPFLECYNKIVLWLGNDVGAWDAARMFAKKMSERRCYFVRPTEKQISAAVASNLGQDLKGIVNTAQPVWHQAITTFSSLREDVLSELQNIDKVQGVKWKRFPTLTKILKGHRRGEFTVLTGPTGSGKTTFVSEYSLDLAMQGVNTLWGSFEIRNARLARTMLQQMATVPLDTHLEQFDYWADVFEKLPIYFMTFHGQQPVRVVMEAVEHAAYVHDIAHVIIDNVQFMMGISEEPRNNDRFWKQDAIIASFRSFATKKNCHVTLVIHPRKERDADDLTTNSIFGSAKAAQEADNVLIIQDKRLTSVRGKKYLQVAKNRYTGDLGMMPLEFDKDSLSYGHHKKKSKDKEQ